A portion of the Pseudorasbora parva isolate DD20220531a chromosome 1, ASM2467924v1, whole genome shotgun sequence genome contains these proteins:
- the psmd9 gene encoding 26S proteasome non-ATPase regulatory subunit 9 isoform X2 yields the protein MKMTEVNNAVEPSVTGEDVRLLIKRKDDIEEQIKAYYDMLQTEGVGIDGPLVDVEGFPRADVDLYKVRSARHSISCLQNDHKAVMVEIEEALHKLHATARVGHGKDETKMETTEQTVSLPSPFALVDAVTQGSPAFQAGLRVGDEIMEFGSVNTQNFRNLRDIASVVQHSEGKSLRVGVFRNGQEVHLNLTPQHWSGRGLLGCNLVPLHR from the exons ATGAAAATGACAGAGGTAAACAACGCTGTTGAGCCAAGTGTAACTGGAGAGGATGTACGACTgctaataaaaagaaaagatgaCATTGAAGAGCAAATCAAAGCATACTACGACATGCTCCAAACG GAAGGTGTAGGCATTGACGGTCCTCTGGTTGATGTCGAAGGCTTTCCTCGTGCAGATGTGGATTTGTACAAGGTCCGATCAGCAAGGCACAGTATCTCTT GTTTACAGAATGATCACAAAGCTGTCATGGTGGAGATAGAGGAGGCTCTTCATAAACTCCATGCTACAGCACGGGTCGGACATGGGAAGGATGAGACAAAGATGGAGACCACTGAACAGACTGTCTCTCTGCCATCCCCATTTGCCCTGGTAGACGCTGTAACACAGGGTTCCCCTGCTTTTCAGGCT GGTTTGCGAGTTGGTGATGAGATTATGGAGTTTGGGTCCGTGAATACACAAAACTTCAGGAATCTGCGTGACATCGCTTCTGTTGTCCAACATAGTGAAGGG AAATCCCTACGTGTTGGAGTATTTCGAAATGGACAAGAAGTACATCTTAATTTGACTCCGCAGCATTGGTCTGGTAGAGGACTACTTGG GTGCAACTTGGTACCTCTTCACAGATGA
- the psmd9 gene encoding 26S proteasome non-ATPase regulatory subunit 9 isoform X1: protein MKMTEVNNAVEPSVTGEDVRLLIKRKDDIEEQIKAYYDMLQTQEGVGIDGPLVDVEGFPRADVDLYKVRSARHSISCLQNDHKAVMVEIEEALHKLHATARVGHGKDETKMETTEQTVSLPSPFALVDAVTQGSPAFQAGLRVGDEIMEFGSVNTQNFRNLRDIASVVQHSEGKSLRVGVFRNGQEVHLNLTPQHWSGRGLLGCNLVPLHR from the exons ATGAAAATGACAGAGGTAAACAACGCTGTTGAGCCAAGTGTAACTGGAGAGGATGTACGACTgctaataaaaagaaaagatgaCATTGAAGAGCAAATCAAAGCATACTACGACATGCTCCAAACG CAGGAAGGTGTAGGCATTGACGGTCCTCTGGTTGATGTCGAAGGCTTTCCTCGTGCAGATGTGGATTTGTACAAGGTCCGATCAGCAAGGCACAGTATCTCTT GTTTACAGAATGATCACAAAGCTGTCATGGTGGAGATAGAGGAGGCTCTTCATAAACTCCATGCTACAGCACGGGTCGGACATGGGAAGGATGAGACAAAGATGGAGACCACTGAACAGACTGTCTCTCTGCCATCCCCATTTGCCCTGGTAGACGCTGTAACACAGGGTTCCCCTGCTTTTCAGGCT GGTTTGCGAGTTGGTGATGAGATTATGGAGTTTGGGTCCGTGAATACACAAAACTTCAGGAATCTGCGTGACATCGCTTCTGTTGTCCAACATAGTGAAGGG AAATCCCTACGTGTTGGAGTATTTCGAAATGGACAAGAAGTACATCTTAATTTGACTCCGCAGCATTGGTCTGGTAGAGGACTACTTGG GTGCAACTTGGTACCTCTTCACAGATGA